In one Corallococcus sp. EGB genomic region, the following are encoded:
- a CDS encoding RHS repeat-associated core domain-containing protein: MTSKTFLSSHGKNMPYARRILATACLVLLGAFAGCTEEIPFAPVPEEVVQQLTAERPQAGGGRSATRLSDGRWLLLGGETASAAASLQIGPGRVEPMSRGMVSARSGQTATVVPGGRVLVVGGRDATGRLVEAAEWFSADDAVFVSAAEVHPSPRARHSATVLTDGRVLFAGGETADARTSDTAEVLDTRTLQVRRLSSRMQVARAGHTAVLLPDGRVLLAGGDAPGAVPTAEIFDPARDEFVRVDVSERERLPGPDAALAITGSLPKDKDPAVPGQVLLAVRLSHPVVQDDGASITLVGPLGEVAGEHTFAEEGRLIFFRPAQALLPATAYTLYVQGLRDAKHRELPLTTVGFITATLAAGEGRPDTRLPRPQLSRPKALAQPTASLRHLEKRGADGRYDWRAPERPLFDDGETWLPGPENLTGRWRSREPHVTPVEPLQAAPGVTALSGRVVRLNGRPLAGVRIVVRGVATMTDAQGRFLVEGLNPGGQTLEVNGQTANHGAVRYGLFFMHVDLKEGITNPLGHTVWMTRLDPQGTVAIPSPTTEEIAVTTPAIPGLELRLPPGTVVRDRAGNLLTEINITPLPINQAPFPLPNLEMPLYFTLQPGDARFEGMSPGFSGAKLYYANYRGELPGAKANFWSYDANASGWFAYGLGSVSADGRQVIPDDGVALYGFVGAGYSNPDAPPPQVGGGCNGQCCSESSGGNCSGGSAGRPGSSTGGDPVQLASGQFINHEVDLVVADIIPLQVERTYRSLDLTRRQFGVGMVSNYEYFLWRSTLDFTEYELVKPDGTRIRYERISSGTDDASAIFQTTYPGPLAGSRILHNLDYKGWDLVFRDGSRWTFNHAHRLARMADRFGNAVTITRQSENSGPIVRLDGPSGRWVEFTIGTSTNNMGLATQAKDHTGRTVTYTYDTQGRLTQVTDVMGKSRQYTYNTSNYIETVVDEENRLVVQNEYGAKGRVSKQTLADGSTYEFTYQLGLVEQCLPQGGCNVRDGEQIVRTDVKDRSGQTRRVSFLSGYITKDIYPLGTAEERETNFELDSSTGRMDAVVDAMGRRTEYEYDAWGNVTQVTGLAGTPQAASTQYTYTSTQQIATVEDELGHVTEYQYDAQDNLTSIEDATGRTREYTYDSQGRLLTVRAGTDAPLTLTYEGADVIAVTSGTGLMTEYSHDALGRVVTRRSPGGHVDHYEYDGRDRLTRYTNATGAVVEFAYDNSGRIVASKDARGQLTSYVYNNLGLVSERMDPLGQTETYSYDSAGRLKSLKDRKGQVSGWSYDSSGAMVQAGFGATSTTPTAYSNTISYVYDLGGRLIRMEDSLGPVVSQTYDGMDRPLQEVSPNGTVDYSYDVAGRLTSMTATGQSPVTYTYDDSGRVTSLVQGTSAVSFTHDAVGRRQSVILPNGVSQHYSRDLAGQLTAITYKQGTVVVGDLSYTYDDDGNRVTVGGTQARTGLPNAASGAVYNVASQLTTWNGQTLSYDANGNLTSDGTRTYTWDVRNQLTQISTGAGTLATFLYEPTGRRSRKMVSGTAEDYLYSGSNFIQVQSLAGTTDLLTGFGQDEVFIQTSSLGSQGYLTDAMRSTVALVDGSGALSATYAYEPYGKTASMGTTAGNRQTFTGREDDNTGLLYFRARYYDPSTGRFLQEEPLAHLPRALQAYALMGQGLPVYAYGSNNPLAYNDPSGLAPGDAFSSPDQAAKDAMRSMLNDKRFSDSRSTSEWGGWIYRLEGTHDYYATDWHQGIGGKITFKRDWLPKGAVACGTYHSHTYGENLSEGENQDIDNAKKHRLDYYMISKMNNMYVFYWDYTYTEMVDGEQEVFNVVLPVK, from the coding sequence ATGACCTCCAAGACATTCTTGTCCTCTCACGGAAAAAACATGCCTTACGCCAGACGTATCCTTGCGACCGCCTGCCTTGTCCTGCTCGGGGCATTCGCAGGCTGTACGGAGGAGATTCCCTTTGCGCCGGTTCCAGAAGAGGTCGTTCAACAGCTCACTGCGGAGCGGCCCCAGGCAGGTGGCGGGCGGAGCGCGACCCGCCTGTCGGACGGACGCTGGTTGCTATTGGGGGGCGAAACCGCGTCCGCTGCGGCGTCCCTCCAGATCGGGCCCGGGCGCGTCGAGCCGATGTCCCGGGGCATGGTCTCGGCGCGGTCGGGCCAGACGGCGACCGTGGTTCCAGGAGGCCGGGTCCTGGTGGTGGGCGGCCGTGACGCCACGGGCCGACTCGTCGAGGCGGCCGAGTGGTTCTCCGCGGATGACGCAGTCTTCGTGAGCGCGGCGGAGGTCCACCCGTCGCCGCGGGCGCGGCATTCCGCCACGGTATTGACGGACGGCCGGGTACTTTTCGCGGGCGGAGAGACTGCCGACGCGCGGACCAGTGACACGGCGGAGGTGCTGGATACGCGCACGCTCCAGGTGAGGCGCCTGTCCTCGCGCATGCAGGTGGCCCGCGCCGGGCACACGGCCGTGCTGCTTCCGGACGGCCGCGTGTTGCTCGCTGGGGGCGACGCGCCCGGGGCGGTCCCCACCGCCGAAATCTTCGATCCGGCGCGAGACGAGTTCGTCCGCGTGGATGTCTCCGAGCGCGAACGGCTGCCAGGGCCGGATGCCGCACTGGCGATCACGGGCTCACTGCCCAAGGACAAGGACCCTGCGGTGCCGGGGCAGGTCCTGCTGGCGGTGCGGCTGAGCCACCCCGTGGTTCAGGACGACGGGGCCTCCATCACCCTCGTGGGGCCCCTGGGTGAAGTCGCGGGGGAGCACACCTTCGCGGAAGAGGGGCGGCTGATCTTCTTCCGTCCCGCGCAGGCGCTGCTGCCTGCTACGGCCTACACGCTCTACGTGCAGGGGTTGCGGGACGCGAAGCACCGCGAGTTGCCGCTCACCACGGTAGGTTTCATCACCGCGACGCTAGCGGCGGGTGAAGGCCGTCCGGACACCCGGCTGCCGCGGCCGCAGCTGAGCCGTCCCAAGGCCTTGGCGCAGCCGACGGCGTCCCTGCGGCATCTGGAGAAGCGGGGCGCGGATGGCCGCTACGATTGGCGCGCGCCTGAGCGGCCCCTCTTCGATGATGGGGAGACTTGGTTGCCGGGCCCGGAGAATCTCACGGGCCGCTGGCGCTCGCGGGAGCCCCACGTGACGCCGGTGGAGCCACTCCAGGCTGCTCCTGGAGTCACAGCTCTCTCCGGGCGGGTGGTGCGCCTCAATGGCAGGCCTCTGGCGGGCGTGCGGATCGTGGTGCGTGGCGTGGCGACGATGACGGATGCCCAGGGCCGCTTCCTCGTGGAGGGGCTCAACCCCGGCGGACAGACCTTGGAGGTCAATGGCCAGACGGCCAACCACGGCGCTGTCCGCTACGGCCTGTTCTTCATGCACGTCGACCTCAAGGAGGGCATCACCAACCCCCTGGGCCACACGGTGTGGATGACCCGGCTGGATCCCCAGGGAACGGTCGCTATCCCGAGCCCCACGACGGAGGAGATTGCGGTGACGACGCCCGCCATCCCCGGCTTGGAACTGCGGCTGCCTCCCGGGACGGTGGTCCGCGACCGTGCAGGCAACCTGCTCACGGAGATCAACATCACGCCGCTGCCCATCAACCAGGCTCCGTTCCCGCTTCCCAACCTGGAGATGCCGCTCTACTTCACGCTCCAGCCGGGCGACGCGCGCTTCGAGGGGATGTCGCCGGGCTTCAGCGGCGCGAAGCTGTACTACGCCAACTATCGGGGCGAGCTGCCCGGGGCGAAGGCCAACTTCTGGAGCTATGACGCGAACGCCAGCGGCTGGTTCGCCTATGGCCTGGGCAGCGTCAGCGCGGATGGCCGCCAGGTGATTCCCGACGATGGCGTGGCCCTCTATGGCTTCGTCGGCGCTGGCTACAGCAACCCGGACGCCCCTCCTCCGCAGGTGGGCGGCGGCTGCAACGGTCAGTGCTGCAGCGAGAGCTCGGGTGGGAATTGCTCGGGTGGATCCGCCGGCAGGCCGGGGAGTTCCACCGGTGGCGACCCGGTCCAGCTTGCCTCCGGCCAATTCATCAACCACGAGGTTGACCTCGTCGTCGCGGACATCATTCCTCTCCAGGTGGAGCGCACCTACCGCTCGTTGGATCTGACGCGCAGGCAGTTCGGCGTCGGAATGGTCAGCAACTACGAGTACTTCCTTTGGCGGTCAACGCTCGACTTCACGGAGTACGAACTGGTCAAGCCGGACGGAACCCGCATCCGGTATGAGCGGATCTCTTCCGGCACGGATGACGCGTCAGCGATCTTCCAGACGACGTACCCGGGCCCCTTGGCCGGTTCACGCATCCTCCACAATCTGGACTACAAGGGATGGGACCTGGTCTTCCGGGACGGAAGCCGCTGGACGTTCAATCATGCCCACCGGTTGGCTCGGATGGCGGACCGCTTTGGCAATGCGGTGACCATCACCCGTCAGTCTGAGAACTCAGGGCCCATTGTCCGGTTGGATGGCCCCTCTGGACGCTGGGTGGAGTTCACCATCGGCACCAGTACCAACAACATGGGTCTGGCCACCCAGGCCAAGGACCACACGGGACGAACCGTCACATACACGTACGACACCCAGGGCCGGCTGACCCAGGTGACCGACGTCATGGGCAAGTCCCGCCAGTACACGTACAACACCTCCAATTACATCGAGACGGTGGTGGACGAGGAGAACCGGCTCGTCGTCCAGAACGAGTACGGGGCGAAGGGCAGGGTGTCCAAGCAGACGCTCGCGGATGGGAGCACCTACGAGTTCACGTACCAACTGGGGCTCGTCGAGCAGTGCCTGCCGCAAGGCGGCTGCAACGTCCGTGATGGCGAGCAGATCGTCCGGACCGATGTGAAGGATCGCTCGGGACAGACACGGCGTGTGTCGTTCCTTTCCGGTTACATCACCAAGGACATCTATCCCCTGGGAACGGCGGAGGAGCGCGAGACGAACTTCGAGTTGGACTCGTCCACCGGCCGGATGGATGCGGTGGTTGACGCCATGGGCCGCCGCACGGAGTACGAATACGACGCCTGGGGAAACGTCACCCAGGTCACGGGTCTGGCGGGAACGCCCCAGGCCGCGTCGACCCAATACACGTACACCTCGACCCAACAGATCGCCACCGTCGAGGACGAACTCGGCCATGTCACGGAGTACCAGTACGACGCCCAGGACAACCTGACGAGCATCGAGGACGCGACGGGCCGGACCCGCGAGTACACGTATGATTCGCAGGGGAGGCTGCTGACAGTGCGAGCTGGCACGGATGCACCGCTCACCCTCACGTATGAGGGGGCGGACGTCATCGCGGTGACGAGCGGCACCGGTTTGATGACCGAGTATTCCCACGACGCCCTGGGGCGGGTTGTCACCCGGCGCAGCCCGGGAGGACATGTTGATCACTATGAATACGACGGCCGCGACCGTCTGACCCGCTACACCAATGCCACTGGGGCTGTCGTCGAGTTCGCCTATGACAACTCAGGGCGGATCGTCGCGAGCAAGGACGCTCGGGGTCAGCTGACAAGCTATGTCTACAACAACCTGGGACTGGTTTCCGAGCGGATGGACCCCCTGGGGCAGACGGAGACGTATTCGTACGATTCTGCGGGACGTTTGAAGTCCTTGAAGGACCGCAAGGGGCAGGTGAGCGGCTGGAGCTATGACTCCTCTGGCGCGATGGTCCAGGCCGGTTTCGGTGCGACGTCGACAACGCCGACGGCGTACTCCAACACCATTTCCTACGTGTATGACCTGGGTGGCCGGCTCATTCGCATGGAAGACAGCCTGGGACCGGTAGTCTCCCAGACCTATGACGGCATGGATCGTCCCCTGCAGGAAGTGTCCCCGAATGGCACGGTTGACTACAGCTACGACGTCGCTGGGAGGCTGACGAGCATGACAGCCACCGGGCAGTCACCCGTCACCTACACCTACGACGACTCGGGGCGAGTAACTTCCCTCGTCCAGGGCACCAGCGCGGTCTCCTTTACGCATGATGCTGTTGGTCGCCGACAGTCCGTGATCCTCCCTAACGGGGTATCGCAGCACTACTCCCGTGACCTGGCGGGACAACTGACTGCCATCACCTACAAGCAGGGGACGGTCGTGGTGGGGGACCTGAGCTACACCTACGACGACGACGGGAACCGCGTCACTGTGGGCGGGACCCAAGCCCGGACGGGCTTGCCGAACGCCGCTTCTGGAGCCGTCTACAACGTGGCGAGCCAGTTGACGACCTGGAATGGTCAAACGCTGTCCTACGACGCCAATGGAAACCTGACTTCAGACGGCACGCGGACCTATACGTGGGATGTCCGCAATCAACTGACTCAGATCAGCACTGGCGCGGGCACGCTCGCCACGTTCCTTTATGAGCCGACCGGAAGGCGTTCCCGCAAGATGGTGTCCGGGACTGCGGAGGACTATCTCTACAGCGGAAGCAACTTCATCCAGGTTCAATCACTGGCTGGGACGACCGACCTCCTGACCGGGTTCGGGCAGGATGAGGTGTTCATCCAGACTTCATCTCTGGGGTCGCAGGGCTACCTGACGGATGCGATGCGGTCGACGGTCGCGCTGGTGGACGGCAGCGGTGCCCTGAGCGCGACGTATGCCTACGAGCCCTATGGCAAGACCGCTTCCATGGGGACGACAGCCGGAAACAGGCAGACCTTTACGGGACGCGAGGACGACAACACGGGGCTGCTCTACTTCCGCGCCCGTTACTATGATCCTTCCACAGGTCGGTTCCTGCAAGAGGAACCGCTCGCACACCTCCCCAGGGCGCTTCAGGCGTACGCGTTGATGGGACAGGGATTGCCAGTCTATGCGTACGGCTCGAACAACCCGCTTGCGTACAACGACCCAAGCGGACTGGCTCCCGGCGATGCGTTCTCAAGTCCTGACCAAGCTGCGAAGGACGCCATGAGGTCGATGCTGAATGATAAGAGGTTTTCGGATTCCAGGTCGACTTCAGAGTGGGGTGGCTGGATTTATAGGCTCGAAGGCACGCACGATTACTATGCGACAGACTGGCACCAGGGGATTGGTGGGAAGATAACGTTCAAGAGGGATTGGCTCCCTAAGGGAGCTGTCGCCTGCGGGACGTATCATAGCCACACGTATGGGGAGAATTTGTCAGAAGGCGAGAATCAGGACATCGACAACGCCAAGAAGCATAGGCTTGACTATTATATGATTTCGAAGATGAATAATATGTACGTGTTTTATTGGGATTACACGTATACGGAAATGGTGGATGGGGAGCAGGAAGTGTTTAATGTTGTCCTCCCTGTCAAGTGA
- a CDS encoding transposase has translation MGAGEKKTNALFIALVRAVDAAYPRAKRLHFILDNAATYSSKKTQKALESLGERLVLHFLPPYCPEGNRIERLWWDVHANVTRNHRCKKMEALMAEVDAYLDVRNTQKTASPSLRVAPTRRAA, from the coding sequence TTGGGTGCAGGGGAGAAGAAGACGAATGCGCTTTTCATCGCCCTGGTGCGCGCCGTGGACGCTGCCTATCCCAGAGCGAAGCGTCTGCATTTCATCCTCGACAATGCCGCCACCTACTCCAGCAAGAAGACGCAGAAGGCGCTGGAGTCACTGGGCGAGCGGCTGGTGCTGCACTTCCTGCCGCCGTACTGCCCCGAGGGCAACCGCATTGAACGCCTGTGGTGGGACGTGCACGCCAACGTCACCCGCAACCACCGCTGCAAGAAGATGGAGGCGCTCATGGCCGAGGTGGATGCCTACCTCGACGTGCGCAACACGCAGAAGACGGCCAGCCCCTCGCTGCGCGTCGCGCCTACTCGACGCGCAGCGTGA
- a CDS encoding amidohydrolase family protein — MEGRLLLKNCAVFRADGRVRHGMAVVVEEGIIRRVAPDAEVPVLPGDWEVACRGRLVVPGLVDCHSHMVNGQLLPPNGDFLLRQPRSRLERMRSVANLLTSEDVEVLTRFAAARALLDGVSLVVDHLSCPTDVAGALEAQARAANAVGLRLVASHSTHSLDGAAAADAQADANADFVRRYREHPRVRGALGFHASYTCEDALLTRIARLRSELNAPVVFHLAENEDDLSTTYATHGRRVVPRLDALGLLGPHAIAGYPRAVERSESERLAASGTFIALTPRATRSMDRAAESADGALSSLHLVGLGTGGHGTLQEELAGALVSMLSLARSGRMPDLDDSLAHLFVSGPAELCTRLYGKPSGGVDEGSIADLVVYDAIPAADPETGYSPYLLGQLTASRVAWTIVDGRVCVREGQLLGNDFVDLARDAAAALARVWSRARLGS, encoded by the coding sequence ATGGAAGGCCGACTGCTTCTGAAGAACTGCGCCGTGTTCCGTGCGGACGGTCGCGTCCGTCACGGCATGGCCGTCGTGGTCGAAGAGGGCATCATCCGCCGCGTCGCCCCCGACGCCGAGGTGCCCGTGCTGCCCGGTGACTGGGAGGTCGCCTGTCGCGGCCGGCTCGTCGTCCCCGGCCTCGTGGACTGTCACTCGCACATGGTCAACGGGCAGCTCCTGCCCCCCAATGGCGACTTCCTCCTGCGCCAGCCCCGCTCGCGCCTGGAGCGCATGCGCTCCGTGGCCAACCTCCTCACCTCCGAGGACGTGGAGGTCCTGACCCGCTTCGCCGCCGCCCGCGCGCTGCTGGATGGCGTCTCCCTCGTCGTGGACCACCTGTCGTGCCCTACCGACGTCGCCGGCGCCCTGGAGGCCCAGGCCCGCGCCGCGAACGCCGTGGGCCTCCGCCTGGTCGCATCCCACTCCACGCACAGCCTGGATGGCGCCGCCGCCGCTGACGCCCAGGCCGACGCCAACGCCGACTTCGTCCGCCGCTACCGCGAACACCCTCGCGTCCGTGGCGCGCTGGGCTTCCACGCGTCCTACACCTGCGAGGACGCCCTCCTCACCCGCATCGCCCGGCTGCGCTCGGAGCTGAACGCGCCCGTTGTCTTCCACCTCGCCGAGAACGAGGACGACCTCTCCACCACCTACGCCACGCACGGCCGCCGCGTCGTGCCCCGCCTGGACGCCCTGGGCCTCCTGGGCCCCCACGCCATCGCCGGCTACCCTCGCGCCGTCGAGCGCTCCGAGTCCGAACGCCTGGCCGCCTCCGGCACCTTCATCGCCCTCACGCCCCGCGCCACGCGCTCCATGGACCGCGCCGCCGAGTCCGCCGACGGCGCGCTGTCCAGCCTCCACCTCGTGGGCCTGGGCACCGGCGGCCATGGCACCCTCCAGGAGGAGCTGGCTGGGGCGCTCGTCAGCATGCTGTCCCTGGCTCGCTCCGGTCGCATGCCGGACCTGGACGACTCGCTGGCGCACCTGTTCGTCAGCGGCCCAGCGGAGCTGTGCACCCGCCTGTACGGCAAGCCGTCGGGCGGCGTGGACGAGGGCAGCATCGCGGACCTCGTCGTCTACGACGCCATCCCCGCCGCGGACCCGGAAACGGGGTACTCGCCCTACCTCCTGGGCCAGCTCACCGCCTCCCGCGTGGCGTGGACCATCGTCGATGGCCGCGTCTGCGTCCGCGAAGGGCAGCTGCTGGGCAATGACTTCGTGGACCTGGCCCGCGACGCCGCCGCCGCGCTCGCCCGCGTCTGGTCCCGCGCACGGCTGGGTTCGTAG
- a CDS encoding class I SAM-dependent rRNA methyltransferase, with protein sequence MSALPPRLVDLLRASRARRGPLLADPATSAFRLLNGAADGVPDVTADIFGDVVVVSLYRDLTEAEEATLLDASVTAWSPRSVYLKRRPREARVLANVAKDALAPESAARGEPVEDFVSKENGLSFHIRPGQGLSVGLYLDMRDTRAWLQSQASGLTVLNLFAYTCAFGVAATAGGAKRVLNMDASRRVLEWGEENARLNGQSVDRYDYVAGDVFDWLGRLAKKGESFDVVVSDPPSFSTTKTTRFSAARDYARLAESAARVVAPQGRLVACCNLAGLPLRRFETMVLEGVTRAGRSGKTVGSLGPSGLDFPAPAGEEPALKVLVVQLR encoded by the coding sequence GTGAGTGCCCTGCCTCCCCGCCTCGTGGACCTGCTGCGCGCCTCCCGCGCCCGCCGGGGTCCGCTGCTCGCCGACCCCGCCACCTCCGCCTTCCGCCTCCTCAACGGCGCCGCGGATGGCGTGCCCGACGTGACGGCCGACATCTTCGGCGACGTCGTCGTGGTCAGCCTCTACCGCGACCTGACCGAGGCCGAAGAAGCCACGCTGCTCGACGCCTCCGTCACCGCGTGGTCCCCTCGCAGCGTCTACCTGAAGCGCCGTCCCCGTGAGGCGCGCGTGCTCGCCAACGTGGCGAAGGACGCGCTCGCTCCAGAGTCCGCTGCCCGGGGCGAGCCCGTGGAGGACTTCGTCTCGAAGGAGAACGGCCTGTCCTTCCACATCCGCCCCGGACAGGGCCTGTCCGTGGGCCTCTACCTGGACATGCGCGACACCCGCGCGTGGCTCCAGTCCCAGGCCTCCGGCCTCACCGTCCTCAACCTCTTCGCGTACACGTGCGCCTTCGGCGTCGCCGCGACCGCCGGGGGCGCGAAGCGCGTGCTCAACATGGACGCCAGCCGCCGCGTGCTCGAGTGGGGCGAGGAGAACGCGCGCCTCAACGGCCAATCCGTGGACCGCTATGACTACGTGGCTGGCGATGTCTTCGATTGGCTCGGGAGGCTCGCGAAGAAAGGGGAGTCCTTCGATGTCGTGGTCTCCGACCCGCCGTCGTTCTCCACCACCAAGACGACCCGCTTCTCCGCCGCCCGCGACTACGCCCGCCTGGCCGAGTCCGCGGCGAGGGTGGTGGCGCCCCAGGGCCGTCTGGTTGCCTGCTGCAACCTGGCGGGACTGCCCCTGCGCCGCTTCGAGACGATGGTGCTGGAGGGCGTGACGCGGGCTGGCAGGAGCGGGAAGACGGTGGGGTCGTTGGGTCCCTCGGGGCTCGACTTTCCGGCGCCCGCGGGTGAGGAACCGGCGCTCAAGGTGCTCGTCGTCCAACTTCGTTAG
- a CDS encoding serine/threonine-protein kinase: protein MAPATSSPARDAFRFGKYRLIDRIAVGGMAEIFLAHELDDSGDETPIVIKRIRPHLSKHAAFVKMFLNEARLAAQLNHPNIVQIHDLGKIVDSYFIAMEYVSGRDMRRVVPKAETLGIPFPMVYALKIASCVCAGLHYAHTKKDRFGNPLNIVHRDVTPENIVVAFDGSVKVLDFGIAKAANQVEETRSGEIKGKLSYLSPEQCLGRPLDNRSDIFSLGTVLYEWLTGFKLFTGDSDVAVMRSITEAKIYAPSYFREDLPERVEAILMRALARDRERRYQTALDMQRDLDDFLESYDFTPTPLHLANFVKQLFEDERPQELKRLSTRQSSAPTSEMAVEVAAVAAFVDASPTEAMRLDDLPGTEPRLLAMPLDPVLYAKLEAQARKANVSIAKLAADVLEGWLKSR, encoded by the coding sequence ATGGCCCCCGCCACCTCCTCGCCCGCGCGTGACGCGTTCCGCTTTGGCAAGTACCGGCTCATCGACCGGATTGCTGTCGGGGGCATGGCGGAGATCTTCCTCGCGCATGAGCTGGATGACAGCGGCGACGAGACGCCCATCGTCATCAAGCGCATCCGTCCGCATCTGTCCAAGCACGCGGCCTTCGTGAAGATGTTCCTCAACGAGGCGCGGCTGGCCGCCCAGCTCAACCACCCCAACATCGTGCAGATCCACGACCTGGGGAAGATCGTCGACAGCTACTTCATCGCCATGGAGTACGTGTCCGGCCGCGACATGCGCCGCGTCGTGCCCAAGGCGGAGACCCTGGGGATCCCCTTCCCCATGGTGTACGCGCTGAAGATCGCCTCCTGCGTCTGCGCGGGCCTCCACTACGCGCACACGAAGAAGGACCGCTTCGGCAACCCGCTCAACATCGTCCACCGCGACGTGACGCCGGAGAACATCGTCGTCGCGTTCGACGGCTCGGTGAAGGTGCTCGACTTCGGCATCGCCAAGGCCGCCAACCAGGTGGAGGAGACGCGCTCGGGCGAAATCAAGGGCAAGCTCAGCTACCTGTCCCCGGAGCAGTGCCTGGGCCGGCCGCTCGACAACCGCAGCGACATCTTCTCGCTGGGCACCGTCCTCTACGAGTGGCTCACCGGCTTCAAGCTCTTCACCGGCGACTCCGACGTCGCCGTCATGCGCAGCATCACCGAAGCCAAAATCTACGCGCCGTCGTACTTCCGCGAGGACCTGCCGGAGCGCGTGGAGGCCATCCTGATGCGCGCGCTCGCCCGTGACCGCGAGCGCCGCTACCAGACGGCGTTGGACATGCAGCGCGACCTGGACGACTTCCTGGAGTCCTACGACTTCACGCCCACGCCGCTGCACCTGGCCAACTTCGTCAAGCAGCTCTTCGAGGACGAGCGCCCGCAGGAGCTGAAGCGGCTGTCCACGCGCCAGTCCTCCGCGCCCACGTCGGAGATGGCCGTGGAGGTGGCGGCGGTGGCGGCGTTCGTGGACGCCTCGCCCACGGAGGCCATGCGCCTGGACGACCTCCCCGGCACCGAGCCGCGACTGCTCGCGATGCCCCTGGACCCCGTGCTGTACGCGAAGCTGGAGGCCCAGGCGCGCAAGGCGAATGTCTCCATCGCGAAGCTCGCGGCGGACGTGCTGGAGGGATGGCTCAAGTCGCGTTGA
- the truA gene encoding tRNA pseudouridine(38-40) synthase TruA — MPRLKLTLEYEGTRYVGWQVQPQGPSIQSTLQDALQKLLGERVSVASAGRTDAGVHATGQVACFDTPRVLPMKAYTMGLNSILPPDIAVVAAEEVAAEFDPRRWSRGKRYRYRVSNRRTRSPLLRTTHWELFAPLDVEAMRRASQALVGRHDFSAFRAADCQAKHAVREIRQVRVEGASGDTIAFVVEGTAFLKHMVRNLVGTLVEVGKGRRPEAWVAQVLASRDRKQAGATAPPQGLVMEEVFYGDGPPPRSAGEAAVGEEDEG; from the coding sequence ATGCCCCGGCTGAAGCTGACGCTCGAATACGAAGGCACCCGATACGTGGGCTGGCAGGTGCAGCCCCAGGGCCCGTCCATCCAGTCCACGCTCCAGGACGCGCTCCAGAAGCTTTTGGGGGAACGCGTGTCCGTGGCCTCCGCAGGCCGCACCGACGCGGGCGTTCACGCGACGGGGCAGGTGGCCTGCTTCGACACGCCGCGCGTGCTGCCGATGAAGGCCTACACCATGGGCCTCAACAGCATCCTCCCGCCGGACATCGCGGTGGTGGCCGCGGAGGAGGTGGCCGCGGAGTTCGACCCGCGCCGCTGGTCTCGCGGCAAGCGCTACCGCTACCGGGTGAGCAACCGGCGCACGCGGTCCCCGCTCTTGCGCACGACGCACTGGGAGCTGTTCGCCCCGCTGGACGTGGAGGCCATGCGCCGCGCGTCCCAGGCCCTGGTGGGGCGGCATGACTTCTCCGCGTTCCGCGCCGCGGACTGCCAGGCGAAGCACGCGGTGCGCGAAATCCGGCAGGTGCGCGTGGAGGGCGCGTCCGGCGACACCATCGCCTTCGTGGTGGAGGGTACGGCCTTCCTCAAGCACATGGTGCGCAACCTGGTGGGCACGCTGGTGGAGGTGGGCAAGGGGCGCCGTCCCGAGGCCTGGGTGGCTCAGGTGCTGGCTTCGCGCGACCGCAAGCAGGCCGGGGCCACCGCGCCCCCGCAGGGGCTGGTGATGGAGGAGGTCTTCTACGGCGACGGCCCGCCCCCTCGCTCGGCGGGGGAAGCGGCTGTCGGGGAAGAGGACGAAGGGTGA